In the Staphylococcus sp. IVB6240 genome, one interval contains:
- the nusA gene encoding transcription termination factor NusA: MKSNELLLATEYLEKEKRIPREVLVDAIEAALITAYKKNYESARNVRVELNLDSGTFHVIARKEVVEEVFDDREEIDLSTALVKNPAYEIGDIYEEDVTPNDFGRVGAQAAKQAVMQRLRDAEREILYEEFIDKENDIVTGVIDRVDHRYVYVNLGRTEAVLSEAERSPNETYLPNERIKVYVNKVEQTTKGPQIFVSRSHPGLLKRLFEQEVPEIFEGTVEVKSVAREAGDRSKISVYAENNDIDAVGACVGAKGARVEAVVEELGGEKIDIVQWDADPKVFVRNALSPSQVVDVIVDEENQSTTVIVPDYQLSLAIGKRGQNARLAAKLTGWKIDIKSETDAKELGLDQPQPTTEEVPAVEDEEVVVDSETADEVTVNDVNEEVVELEDESEEK; encoded by the coding sequence GTGAAAAGTAATGAACTATTATTAGCAACTGAATATTTAGAAAAAGAAAAAAGAATTCCAAGAGAAGTATTAGTAGATGCGATTGAAGCCGCATTAATCACAGCTTATAAAAAGAACTATGAAAGTGCGCGTAACGTACGTGTTGAATTAAACTTAGACAGTGGTACATTCCACGTCATCGCACGTAAAGAAGTAGTGGAAGAAGTCTTTGATGATCGTGAGGAAATCGACTTATCAACAGCATTAGTTAAAAACCCTGCATATGAAATTGGCGACATTTACGAAGAAGACGTTACACCAAATGACTTCGGTCGTGTAGGGGCACAAGCAGCAAAACAAGCTGTTATGCAACGCTTAAGAGATGCAGAACGTGAAATTTTATATGAAGAATTTATCGATAAAGAAAATGATATCGTAACAGGTGTTATTGACCGTGTGGATCATCGCTATGTATACGTAAACTTAGGAAGAACAGAAGCTGTTTTATCTGAAGCAGAACGTAGCCCGAATGAAACATACTTACCAAATGAACGCATTAAAGTGTATGTGAACAAAGTTGAACAAACTACAAAAGGACCTCAAATCTTTGTATCACGTAGTCATCCTGGTTTATTAAAACGTTTATTTGAACAAGAAGTGCCAGAAATTTTTGAAGGTACAGTTGAAGTGAAGTCTGTTGCGCGTGAAGCAGGAGATCGTTCAAAAATCAGTGTATATGCAGAAAACAATGATATTGATGCAGTCGGCGCTTGTGTCGGTGCAAAAGGTGCACGTGTTGAGGCAGTTGTTGAAGAACTAGGTGGAGAAAAAATTGATATCGTACAATGGGATGCAGATCCTAAAGTCTTTGTACGCAATGCTTTAAGCCCTTCACAAGTAGTTGATGTGATTGTTGATGAAGAAAATCAATCTACAACAGTCATCGTTCCAGATTATCAATTATCACTTGCCATTGGTAAACGTGGACAAAATGCCCGTTTAGCTGCGAAATTAACTGGCTGGAAAATCGACATTAAGTCTGAAACTGATGCAAAAGAATTAGGACTTGATCAACCTCAACCAACTACTGAAGAAGTCCCAGCAGTGGAGGATGAAGAAGTAGTTGTTGATAGTGAAACAGCGGATGAAGTCACCGTCAATGATGTTAATGAAGAGGTCGTTGAATTAGAGGATGAATCAGAAGAAAAATAG
- a CDS encoding YlxR family protein has translation MKKRKIPMRKCILSNEMKPKKEMIRVVQNKEGNIAADATGKMQGRGAYVSKDVALVEQAQEAQKLEQFFKASQETLEPVYKEIIRLIYREEIPSK, from the coding sequence ATGAAAAAACGAAAAATTCCTATGAGAAAATGTATTTTGTCCAACGAGATGAAACCAAAAAAAGAAATGATTCGTGTTGTTCAAAATAAAGAAGGTAACATCGCAGCAGATGCGACTGGTAAAATGCAAGGTCGAGGTGCATACGTCAGCAAAGATGTTGCGTTAGTAGAACAAGCACAGGAAGCACAAAAACTTGAGCAATTTTTCAAAGCATCTCAAGAAACATTAGAACCTGTGTATAAAGAGATTATTCGATTAATTTATCGGGAAGAGATACCTAGCAAATGA
- a CDS encoding YlxQ family RNA-binding protein, translating to MNQQQFLNFLGLAMRAGKVKTGESVLVAEIKKRRLKLVLIAEDASPNTKKTLMNKCTTYKTPYRVVSNRHELGVAIGKASRVNIGITDSGFAKKLIAMIDEEE from the coding sequence ATGAATCAACAACAATTTTTGAATTTTTTAGGGTTAGCCATGCGCGCAGGTAAGGTGAAAACAGGAGAATCTGTTCTTGTAGCAGAAATCAAGAAACGTCGGTTGAAACTTGTATTGATTGCAGAGGATGCATCACCGAATACGAAGAAAACATTAATGAACAAATGTACAACCTACAAAACACCTTATCGTGTAGTAAGCAATCGACATGAATTAGGAGTGGCTATTGGAAAAGCGTCACGTGTAAATATCGGGATTACAGATAGCGGTTTTGCTAAGAAGTTAATAGCAATGATCGATGAAGAAGAGTAA